A stretch of the Polyangiaceae bacterium genome encodes the following:
- a CDS encoding FHA domain-containing protein has translation MITCPKCGKDNQDHYKFCLGCGAELPRDEAPKPFSPQTPPHGVPAAAAAPAAAPAPAVAPAPAVAPAPAAPAPAAAPAPAAEPAPAAPAPAAAPAPAGPPRPDAGAAPAAGAVACPQCGHQNKPGNKFCASCGYNLGALQSQPPAAPTPAATGGSVASVLLTALRADGSEAGTFPLPDGQAVTVGRDTGSIFAGDSYLSPRHSTFTRRGNQLFIKDESSLNGVYLKLKPNMPWRLAFGDVFRIGQEIIRFEELIGQGNSPDGVKRLGSPAKGYIGRLALVIGRDTTGNAFPIPESGVHCGRERGDILFSEDGYVSGLHCRIARGDDGDVYLTDVGSSNGTFGRLKQEHPLVAGDILLMGQQLFRVDF, from the coding sequence GTGATCACGTGTCCCAAGTGCGGCAAGGACAACCAGGACCATTACAAGTTCTGCCTGGGTTGCGGTGCGGAGTTGCCGCGCGATGAAGCCCCGAAACCGTTCTCTCCTCAGACGCCTCCACACGGCGTTCCGGCGGCAGCCGCTGCACCTGCGGCAGCACCCGCGCCCGCAGTGGCCCCGGCGCCCGCAGTGGCCCCGGCACCCGCAGCACCGGCTCCAGCCGCTGCGCCCGCGCCGGCAGCCGAGCCAGCTCCCGCTGCTCCAGCTCCCGCTGCTGCGCCGGCTCCAGCAGGGCCACCGCGCCCAGACGCTGGTGCGGCACCTGCGGCAGGCGCCGTCGCGTGTCCGCAGTGCGGGCATCAGAACAAGCCAGGGAACAAGTTCTGCGCTTCGTGCGGGTACAACCTCGGTGCCCTGCAGAGCCAGCCTCCAGCAGCACCCACGCCAGCAGCAACTGGCGGCAGCGTTGCTTCGGTGTTGCTCACTGCGCTGCGTGCTGACGGCAGCGAAGCCGGCACCTTCCCGCTTCCCGATGGCCAAGCCGTCACGGTGGGACGCGACACCGGCTCCATCTTCGCTGGCGACAGCTACCTTTCCCCGCGGCACTCCACCTTCACCCGCCGAGGCAACCAGCTCTTCATCAAAGACGAGAGCTCGCTCAACGGTGTCTACCTGAAGCTGAAGCCGAACATGCCGTGGCGTCTGGCCTTCGGCGACGTGTTCCGTATCGGACAAGAGATCATCCGCTTCGAAGAGCTCATCGGACAGGGCAACTCGCCCGACGGCGTGAAGCGTCTAGGTAGCCCGGCGAAGGGCTACATCGGCCGCCTCGCGCTGGTCATTGGCCGAGACACGACGGGCAACGCCTTCCCGATCCCGGAGAGCGGTGTGCACTGTGGTCGTGAGCGAGGCGACATCCTGTTCAGCGAAGACGGCTACGTCTCTGGTCTCCACTGCCGCATCGCTCGCGGCGACGACGGTGACGTCTACCTCACCGACGTCGGTAGCTCGAACGGCACCTTCGGTCGCCTGAAGCAAGAGCATCCGCTCGTTGCGGGG
- the ruvA gene encoding Holliday junction branch migration protein RuvA, producing the protein MIGRLCGKLVAEELDGHVIVDVGGVGYEVLLPLGTAGRVRAAGEAVVLHIHTHVREEALDLYGFASALEREVFRLLIGVPNVGPKTALSVLSELPPPDLVRAVSQGDVARLNKISGIGKKTAERLVLELKEKLPRVAEVELPSAAQSPSSSNRERLYGALTNMGYRPAEAERAVDSLGDSLADTPLASALKSALAFLAR; encoded by the coding sequence ATGATTGGCAGGCTGTGCGGGAAGCTGGTGGCCGAAGAGCTGGATGGCCACGTGATCGTCGACGTGGGCGGCGTGGGCTACGAAGTACTGCTGCCTCTTGGTACTGCGGGCCGTGTGCGCGCCGCAGGCGAGGCCGTGGTACTCCACATCCACACTCACGTTCGTGAAGAGGCGCTCGACCTCTACGGCTTCGCAAGCGCTTTGGAGCGTGAGGTGTTTCGGCTGTTGATCGGTGTCCCCAACGTAGGCCCGAAGACGGCGCTCTCCGTGCTGAGCGAGCTTCCGCCACCGGACCTGGTGCGCGCCGTATCCCAAGGTGACGTCGCGCGGCTCAACAAGATCAGCGGCATCGGAAAGAAGACCGCAGAGCGGTTGGTACTGGAGTTGAAGGAGAAGCTCCCGCGAGTCGCGGAGGTGGAGTTGCCTAGCGCAGCCCAGTCACCGAGCAGCAGCAACCGAGAACGGCTGTATGGTGCGTTGACCAACATGGGTTACCGTCCGGCGGAGGCCGAACGCGCGGTGGACTCACTTGGAGATAGCCTCGCCGACACGCCTCTCGCGAGCGCCCTCAAGTCCGCTCTCGCCTTCTTAGCCCGCTGA
- a CDS encoding PEGA domain-containing protein, whose product MRRWWIVAGLLALALVWLIPNDSANAAGMTTTQKLESIRRYMEQGQGKYVAGDYAAAAKQFEAGYTKHPYSAFLFNAGVCYQKLDDKPKALEKFKQYLSVDPSAPDADKVRERIAALEAAMGQAPPPVSDAGVEDAGDADAGDAGVPAEAGAPTPPTAVPVDDQDAMRSLVVVETEPSGAPVKLYARTQDTAPEFKVGEANPGWQEVFNGRAPAEVALAVGRYHIVIEKFRDFNISQTAIDVSPGHVHHFKANLSQGAFMAFLRLSANVRGAYIYLDDKKKAKPEWGTTPYGELVSAGDHEVLVEAPGFQPLFTKVRVNHGEQKELEVTLKRVDYGYVRIDANAPDIRVAIDEKPVGVWRSGEEPLEVQAASGKHKLTVESDGRKTFEGLINVPKGQILPVHANLIPKYPRGAAWTQAVIGAVVIGAAIYVGNESNKLYDDLEADRKAGVLEEGDERITRGRIFAISADAGFVVGGVLGVLSVYNFIKDPLPESDIKQDKAVEFRDPKKARPTARALFPSRVVWRDRKRDRDTAAARFHITPSISDNSGFLMIGGSF is encoded by the coding sequence GTGAGACGCTGGTGGATTGTTGCAGGGCTACTCGCTCTGGCTTTGGTGTGGTTGATCCCGAACGACTCCGCGAACGCGGCAGGGATGACGACGACACAGAAGCTCGAGTCGATTCGGCGCTACATGGAACAGGGGCAGGGCAAGTACGTGGCTGGTGACTACGCCGCGGCTGCCAAGCAGTTCGAGGCTGGCTACACGAAGCATCCGTACTCCGCGTTCTTGTTCAACGCGGGTGTTTGCTACCAGAAGCTCGACGACAAGCCGAAGGCACTGGAGAAGTTCAAGCAGTACCTGAGCGTGGACCCCAGCGCACCTGACGCTGACAAGGTGAGGGAGCGAATCGCGGCACTCGAGGCCGCGATGGGGCAAGCGCCCCCGCCCGTAAGCGATGCCGGCGTCGAGGACGCCGGCGACGCTGATGCTGGTGACGCTGGAGTACCCGCCGAGGCGGGGGCGCCCACGCCGCCTACAGCGGTCCCGGTGGACGACCAAGACGCGATGCGCTCCTTGGTGGTCGTTGAGACGGAGCCGAGCGGCGCGCCGGTCAAGCTCTATGCCCGCACCCAAGACACCGCGCCGGAGTTCAAGGTCGGCGAGGCCAATCCCGGCTGGCAAGAGGTGTTCAACGGTCGGGCTCCAGCCGAAGTCGCGCTCGCTGTTGGCCGCTATCACATCGTGATCGAGAAGTTCCGAGACTTCAACATCAGCCAGACCGCGATCGACGTGTCTCCCGGACACGTACATCACTTCAAAGCCAACCTGAGCCAGGGCGCGTTCATGGCGTTCCTGCGTCTCAGCGCGAATGTGCGCGGTGCCTACATCTACCTGGACGACAAGAAGAAGGCTAAGCCCGAGTGGGGCACTACTCCGTACGGCGAACTCGTTTCCGCAGGGGACCACGAAGTGTTGGTGGAGGCGCCCGGCTTCCAGCCGTTGTTCACGAAGGTGCGGGTCAACCATGGCGAGCAGAAGGAGCTCGAGGTAACCCTGAAGCGGGTCGACTACGGCTACGTGCGCATCGACGCGAACGCCCCCGATATCCGCGTTGCCATCGACGAGAAGCCTGTGGGCGTATGGCGTAGCGGTGAAGAGCCGCTGGAGGTTCAGGCTGCGTCGGGCAAGCACAAGCTCACCGTCGAGTCCGACGGGCGCAAGACGTTCGAGGGCCTGATCAACGTCCCCAAGGGGCAGATCTTGCCGGTCCATGCGAATTTGATCCCGAAGTATCCGCGCGGCGCTGCGTGGACCCAGGCGGTGATTGGCGCCGTCGTGATCGGGGCCGCGATCTACGTCGGCAATGAGTCCAACAAGCTCTACGATGACCTCGAGGCGGACCGCAAAGCCGGCGTGCTGGAGGAAGGTGACGAACGCATCACCCGTGGGCGTATCTTCGCAATCAGCGCCGACGCCGGCTTCGTCGTTGGCGGAGTGCTAGGCGTGCTCTCCGTCTACAACTTCATCAAGGATCCGCTACCGGAGTCCGACATCAAGCAGGACAAAGCGGTGGAGTTCAGAGATCCAAAGAAGGCCCGCCCGACCGCGCGTGCGCTTTTCCCGAGCCGCGTCGTTTGGCGTGACCGCAAGCGCGATCGAGACACAGCGGCTGCGCGATTCCACATCACACCGTCCATCTCCGACAACTCCGGTTTCCTCATGATCGGAGGTAGCTTCTGA
- a CDS encoding FG-GAP repeat protein has translation MSVSNYSRSSAGRPRRLLSGLVALSVLGGMGVGACSWSRYDDLQDNAPVLLLKKPEKLKNGFGISLAFASSDAGSRVLVVGAPYLSRGAAFTVVGNQDAKVDASDTGFCDAGADSNLCYMANQVAGIGLARAPEGASGTILDLCFVMGVGQAANDAGLLVRCLDQTEYALGVPTGVFNALVNPVLQTGEGQPLFLAADKDSQASVIAGAPGQTPPLAWFYAPDSMAPIELLPSANDPSYGSAVASLRVPDGRVLAVGAPEENHVYLFHWKTGETEARLVGCLGGPENFGRALASGRVNAGDETDELVVADAVNVHVFDGSKLAGLPAVATPSCSLASLPEATLLASFGCGSDASVTGCEQSDFGAALEVADLDADGDGEVIVGAPRMTVREQNSAGAVLVYDAEGERPFLLSDVLFLSSAEEGDRLGSSLAVGRTGGQEFVIAGAPGNEKTAMMFCSKFSTGLGPRCD, from the coding sequence ATGTCAGTTTCGAACTACTCGAGGTCCAGCGCTGGCCGTCCGCGGCGACTCTTATCAGGGCTCGTCGCGCTCAGCGTGCTGGGTGGTATGGGGGTCGGTGCCTGCTCATGGAGTCGCTACGACGACCTTCAGGACAACGCGCCCGTTCTCTTGCTCAAGAAGCCCGAGAAGCTGAAGAACGGCTTCGGTATCAGCCTCGCGTTCGCGTCGAGCGATGCCGGCTCACGCGTGCTGGTCGTGGGTGCGCCTTACCTCTCTCGCGGCGCGGCCTTCACGGTCGTCGGGAATCAAGACGCCAAGGTCGACGCGAGCGACACAGGGTTCTGCGATGCCGGTGCCGATAGCAACCTCTGTTACATGGCGAACCAGGTGGCGGGCATCGGGCTTGCCCGTGCCCCCGAAGGTGCGTCGGGCACGATCCTCGACCTGTGTTTCGTGATGGGTGTCGGCCAAGCGGCGAACGACGCTGGCCTGTTGGTGCGCTGTCTTGACCAGACGGAGTATGCGCTGGGCGTACCGACGGGGGTGTTCAACGCGCTCGTCAATCCCGTGCTGCAAACCGGTGAAGGCCAGCCGCTCTTCTTGGCGGCGGACAAGGACTCTCAGGCGTCCGTCATCGCCGGGGCCCCTGGGCAAACTCCGCCTCTCGCTTGGTTCTACGCACCGGACTCGATGGCGCCGATCGAGCTGCTGCCGTCGGCGAACGATCCCAGCTATGGCAGCGCCGTGGCCTCCCTTCGGGTGCCTGATGGGCGCGTGCTTGCCGTCGGGGCGCCGGAGGAAAATCACGTTTATCTGTTCCACTGGAAGACGGGCGAAACTGAAGCGCGTCTGGTCGGCTGCCTGGGTGGTCCAGAGAACTTCGGTCGCGCCCTGGCCTCCGGTCGTGTCAACGCTGGCGATGAGACCGACGAGCTGGTGGTCGCTGATGCCGTCAACGTGCATGTGTTCGACGGCAGCAAACTGGCGGGGTTGCCCGCGGTCGCCACGCCTAGCTGTTCTCTTGCCAGTCTCCCCGAGGCGACGTTGCTCGCTTCCTTCGGCTGTGGTTCCGACGCGAGCGTCACCGGCTGTGAGCAGTCTGATTTCGGAGCCGCGCTCGAGGTGGCAGACCTGGATGCCGATGGCGATGGTGAGGTGATCGTCGGTGCGCCTCGCATGACGGTGCGCGAGCAGAACTCCGCCGGAGCGGTGCTCGTGTACGACGCTGAGGGGGAGCGGCCGTTCTTGCTCAGCGACGTGCTCTTCCTGTCTTCGGCTGAAGAGGGCGATCGCTTGGGCTCGAGCTTGGCCGTTGGGCGCACTGGGGGTCAGGAGTTCGTGATCGCTGGCGCTCCCGGGAACGAGAAGACCGCAATGATGTTCTGCTCGAAGTTCTCGACGGGCCTCGGCCCCCGCTGCGACTAA